The segment TATTCTAAATCCGGCGCGAAAAGAAAGTTTTTCTGCGGTGTTGCGCGCAGGGCGCGCGGTGGCGGGGCTGGCCTCCATTATTCGGTTACGTTCAGCCGTTTCGCATAAAATGGGTTCGAGCCGTTTCAAAAAGACGCTCCAGAATCTGACTTTCCGTTTTTTGACCGCTAGAATTTGACAAACTAATAACTTACGCCGATACTAATCTTATAAACGTCCCCTCCTGATAACAAGAGCCCCTGGGCTCTGCCTCGCGAAAGCGAGGGTAGTCAGGGGGGTCATTGTTTTTTATACTGATAAAATTCGGAATTACCTTTTTCGAAAATAGAAAATTGGGTTTTAATAATTTGATTTTGCTGAACAATGTCATATGAACGCGAATCGCCGGACTCCCACTTCCGATAAATAGCCCAACCAAAATAATCTACCGCCTGATTGCACAAATCAAACTTTGAATCATGAAAATACAAAGCAAATGAGGTTTTTGCGTATTGTTTGATAAGTGACTTAAAAGTTTGTTTCAAAACTCCGCGTTTCTTTTTATCAAAGATGCTACTGAATACCAATACAACATGATCATATCCTTGCCATGTAGCGCGATTAAAAGAGTACTTTAACAACGCTTCGCCCATCTTCATGTATAACTCAACCGGTTGCTGATGAAACCGCGGGTTTGCCTTGTTTTTTTGCGCGATAACTGAATCAATTCTCATTTGATGATCTGGCTTAACGATAATCGAAAAAACTTGATCTCGGACGGCCTGTGTATCTTCGGAGGCGTGAAAATATCCTCTTTCTTCCATGCTTGTGCCACAACTGTAATTAGGCAGAAGATTGTAACGAAGATCTAAAAGCGGCGATGCAATATCAAATGGTTTTATGGCGCTTAGCGCCGTCAAAAT is part of the bacterium genome and harbors:
- a CDS encoding DUF3800 domain-containing protein — encoded protein: MEDIKTLYIFIDESGNFDFSPTGTKYFILTALSAIKPFDIASPLLDLRYNLLPNYSCGTSMEERGYFHASEDTQAVRDQVFSIIVKPDHQMRIDSVIAQKNKANPRFHQQPVELYMKMGEALLKYSFNRATWQGYDHVVLVFSSIFDKKKRGVLKQTFKSLIKQYAKTSFALYFHDSKFDLCNQAVDYFGWAIYRKWESGDSRSYDIVQQNQIIKTQFSIFEKGNSEFYQYKKQ